A genomic window from Thermomicrobiales bacterium includes:
- a CDS encoding ABC transporter substrate-binding protein — MNRASQLSELLSRLSRGELSRRAFIGQAVALGLSAPAIGALLRDPMLAAAQDASPAAGGVGAAADTITFGAYNVDQAPLNIQNGDIDLYIFGLKTAGAQSLEGDESVRLIDAPASTVSLILNPAPAPEGALNPFSIKEVRQAMQYLIDRDFIANDIYQGRALPMLTNISPTDYDQLTIFPVVSQANIRYDAELATQQIDAAMTAAGATKDGDLWTYDGNPIQIKIVTRVEDERRDIGDLTRSALEQVGFQVAPVYQQFGPATLAVYASDPATFQWHIYTEGWSRGAPVRYDDAGINQFAAPWLGNMPGWQEVGYWQYENEQLDTLGKQLYRGEFASQADRDALYQQMVQLALDESVRVWMVTALQSFPVSTEVENLTVDIVSGPRNLFALRGADIPGRTDIKVGNLWVWTERTTWNPVGGFGDAYSSDIYKNLIDPPVINHPFTGLPQAFRADFTVETAGPDGTLDVPAEAVVWDSANNVWAPVASGTTAKSKVSFDYAKFLGATWQHGQPITMADVIYPIAQGYEIAYDEDKIQIETAIGITARPLLETFKGYLFGESTVDVFVDYWHFEEGYIASYASPTGVSTPWELLAAMDDVVFEKRTGAYSDTTAARFSVPWISLVTESDARLVLRSVKEFGRKGTIPEGVFEIGGATIVTEDEAKARYEAAEAWFDETNLLVIANGPYQLTRYDPPAQFAQLDAFRPEGYPFTVENFRFGEAPSLTVSVEVPGAIELGGDIAVPVTVEGPGELGVQYTFIDSATGDVLENGAADGSDGSFMIQIDPAVSAMLFPGLYELVVLASSSDLAKVAMQRVDLEIGV; from the coding sequence ATGAATCGAGCAAGCCAGCTTTCCGAATTGTTGTCGCGCTTGTCCAGGGGAGAATTGAGCCGGCGGGCGTTCATCGGCCAGGCGGTGGCGCTTGGGCTGTCCGCACCGGCAATTGGGGCGCTGTTGCGCGATCCGATGCTGGCTGCGGCGCAGGACGCGAGCCCAGCGGCCGGCGGTGTCGGAGCGGCAGCGGATACCATCACCTTTGGAGCGTATAACGTCGATCAGGCGCCGCTGAACATCCAGAACGGCGACATCGATCTCTACATCTTTGGGTTGAAGACGGCCGGCGCGCAGAGTCTCGAAGGTGACGAGAGCGTTCGATTGATCGATGCGCCGGCTTCGACCGTATCGCTCATCCTCAATCCCGCGCCAGCGCCGGAGGGTGCGCTGAATCCGTTTTCGATCAAGGAGGTACGGCAGGCAATGCAGTACCTGATCGATCGAGATTTCATTGCCAACGATATCTATCAGGGCCGGGCGTTGCCGATGCTGACCAACATCAGCCCGACCGATTACGACCAGCTCACGATCTTCCCAGTGGTGAGTCAGGCGAACATCCGTTACGACGCCGAACTGGCCACGCAGCAGATCGACGCTGCAATGACGGCAGCGGGCGCGACCAAGGACGGGGATCTCTGGACCTACGACGGCAACCCAATCCAGATCAAGATCGTCACCCGGGTGGAAGACGAGCGACGAGATATCGGCGATCTGACACGTTCCGCGCTGGAGCAGGTCGGGTTCCAGGTGGCGCCGGTCTACCAGCAGTTCGGACCAGCCACGTTGGCTGTCTATGCCAGCGATCCGGCGACCTTCCAATGGCACATCTACACCGAAGGATGGAGCCGCGGCGCGCCGGTGCGATACGACGACGCGGGGATCAACCAGTTTGCCGCTCCGTGGCTGGGCAACATGCCTGGCTGGCAGGAAGTGGGCTACTGGCAGTACGAGAACGAGCAGCTCGATACGCTCGGGAAGCAGCTTTACCGCGGTGAGTTCGCCAGCCAGGCGGACCGCGATGCGCTCTATCAGCAGATGGTGCAGCTGGCGCTCGACGAGTCGGTGCGGGTCTGGATGGTAACGGCATTGCAGAGTTTCCCGGTGAGTACCGAGGTCGAGAACCTGACGGTCGATATCGTCAGCGGACCGCGCAATCTCTTCGCCTTGCGCGGGGCGGACATTCCGGGACGGACCGATATCAAGGTAGGCAATCTCTGGGTGTGGACCGAGCGAACCACCTGGAACCCGGTCGGCGGGTTCGGCGACGCCTACAGCTCTGATATCTACAAGAACCTGATCGATCCGCCAGTGATCAATCATCCGTTCACCGGGTTGCCGCAAGCATTCCGGGCGGACTTCACGGTCGAGACCGCCGGACCGGACGGAACGCTGGACGTGCCGGCGGAAGCCGTGGTCTGGGATTCGGCCAACAATGTGTGGGCGCCGGTCGCGAGTGGAACGACCGCCAAGAGCAAGGTGAGCTTCGACTATGCGAAGTTCCTCGGCGCCACCTGGCAGCACGGACAGCCAATTACGATGGCGGATGTGATCTATCCGATCGCTCAGGGGTACGAGATTGCCTACGACGAGGACAAGATCCAGATCGAAACGGCAATCGGCATCACAGCGCGCCCGTTGTTGGAGACCTTCAAGGGATATCTCTTTGGCGAGTCGACGGTCGATGTCTTCGTGGACTACTGGCACTTCGAGGAGGGCTATATCGCCTCCTATGCCTCACCGACTGGCGTTTCCACACCGTGGGAACTCCTGGCGGCAATGGACGATGTGGTCTTCGAGAAGCGAACCGGCGCGTATTCGGATACGACCGCGGCTCGCTTCAGCGTGCCATGGATCAGCCTGGTGACCGAATCGGACGCGCGGCTGGTGCTGCGCTCGGTGAAAGAGTTCGGGCGCAAGGGGACGATTCCCGAAGGCGTCTTCGAGATCGGTGGCGCCACGATCGTGACCGAGGACGAAGCGAAGGCCCGCTACGAGGCTGCGGAAGCGTGGTTCGATGAGACGAACCTCCTTGTGATTGCAAATGGTCCCTATCAACTCACCCGCTACGATCCGCCAGCCCAGTTCGCGCAACTCGATGCCTTCCGGCCGGAGGGATATCCGTTTACGGTCGAGAATTTCCGTTTTGGGGAAGCCCCAAGCCTGACGGTGAGCGTGGAGGTTCCCGGCGCGATCGAACTGGGCGGGGACATTGCCGTTCCGGTGACGGTCGAAGGACCGGGCGAGCTCGGGGTGCAATACACCTTTATCGACTCAGCCACCGGCGACGTGCTGGAAAACGGCGCGGCCGACGGGAGCGATGGAAGCTTCATGATCCAAATCGATCCCGCGGTGAGCGCCATGCTCTTCCCGGGATTGTACGAACTGGTGGTGTTGGCTTCGAGCAGCGACCTGGCCAAGGTGGCCATGCAACGGGTCGATCTGGAGATCGGGGTGTAG